One part of the Vicia villosa cultivar HV-30 ecotype Madison, WI linkage group LG6, Vvil1.0, whole genome shotgun sequence genome encodes these proteins:
- the LOC131610178 gene encoding BTB/POZ and MATH domain-containing protein 2-like isoform X1, translating into MGKILRETAKPSSSSCSPSSSSEPATTSSTSITETVKGSHQFKITGYSLSKGIGIGKYIASDIFSVGGYDWAIYFYPDGKSVEDNATYVSLFIALASEGADVRALFELTLLDQSGKERHKVHSHFERTLESGPYTLKYRGSMWGYKRFFKRTALETSDYLKDDCLSVNCSVGVVRSHTEGPKIYSIAIPPSNIGHQFGQLLETGIGNDVSFEVDGEVFNAHKLVLAARSPVFRAQLFGPMKDHNTRCIKVEDMEVPVFKALLHFIYWDSLPDMQELTGMNTKWATTLMAQHLLAAADRYALERLRLICEASLCEDVAINTVATTLALAEQHHCFQLKAVCLKFIATSENLRAVMQTDGFEYLKESCPPVLTELLEYVARFTEHSDFMCKHRNEAILDGSDINGRRVKQRL; encoded by the exons ATGGGTAAAATTCTCCGAGAAACCGCAAAGCCATCGTCCAGTTCATGCTCTCCGTCTTCCTCATCGGAACCGGCGACAACCTCGTCGACTTCGATCACGGAGACAGTGAAAGGCTCTCACCAGTTCAAGATCACGGGGTACTCGTTGTCAAAAGGGATCGGGATTGGGAAATACATAGCGTCGGATATATTCTCTGTGGGTGGGTACGATTGGGCCATCTATTTCTACCCTGATGGAAAGAGTGTTGAGGATAATGCCACCTACGTGTCCCTCTTCATCGCGCTCGCCAGCGAGGGTGCTGATGTTAGGGCTCTTTTTGAGTTGACGCTTTTGGATCAGAGTGGGAAGGAGAGGCATAAGGTTCATAGTCATTTCGAGAGGACTCTTGAAAGTGGGCCTTACACGTTGAAATACCGCGGCAGTATGTG GGGATACAAGAGGTTTTTTAAGAGGACAGCTTTAGAGACATCAGACTACCTTAAAGATGACTGCCTCTCTGTAAATTGTAGTGTTGGTGTTGTGAGGTCACACACAGAAGGCCCAAAGATATATTCCATTGCAATACCACCTTCTAACATTGGTCACCAATTTGGTCAACTGCTGGAAACTGGTATAGGAAATGATGTGAGTTTTGAAGTGGATGGGGAAGTTTTTAATGCTCATAAATTGGTGCTAGCAGCGCGTTCTCCTGTTTTCAGAGCCCAGCTTTTTGGTCCTATGAAAGATCACAATACTCGGTGTATTAAAGTTGAAGACATGGAAGTTCCAGTTTTTAAG GCATTGCTTCATTTTATATACTGGGACTCACTGCCTGACATGCAAGAGCTTACTGGTATGAACACAAAATGGGCAACAACCTTGATGGCCCAACATCTTCTAGCAGCTGCTGATCGATATGCCTTAGAGAGGCTCAGGCTTATCTGTGAAGCGAGTCTATGTGAAGATGTTGCCATAAATACTGTGGCTACGACTTTAGCCTTGGCAGAGCAGCATCACTGTTTCCAGTTGAAAGCAGTCTGTCTCAAGTTTATTGCTACCTCCGAAAATCTCAGAG CTGTGATGCAAACTGATGGATTTGAGTACTTGAAGGAAAGTTGCCCGCCTGTTCTGACTGAGCTGTTGGAGTACGTGGCTAGATTTACCGAGCATTCGGACTTTATGTGCAAGCATAGGAATGAAGCAATACTCGATGGCAGTGACATAAATGGGAGGCGGGTGAAGCAAAGGCTTTAG
- the LOC131610178 gene encoding BTB/POZ and MATH domain-containing protein 2-like isoform X2 has translation MVGEGIMPFDWGYKRFFKRTALETSDYLKDDCLSVNCSVGVVRSHTEGPKIYSIAIPPSNIGHQFGQLLETGIGNDVSFEVDGEVFNAHKLVLAARSPVFRAQLFGPMKDHNTRCIKVEDMEVPVFKALLHFIYWDSLPDMQELTGMNTKWATTLMAQHLLAAADRYALERLRLICEASLCEDVAINTVATTLALAEQHHCFQLKAVCLKFIATSENLRAVMQTDGFEYLKESCPPVLTELLEYVARFTEHSDFMCKHRNEAILDGSDINGRRVKQRL, from the exons ATGGTTGGGGAAGGGATCATGCCATTTGATTG GGGATACAAGAGGTTTTTTAAGAGGACAGCTTTAGAGACATCAGACTACCTTAAAGATGACTGCCTCTCTGTAAATTGTAGTGTTGGTGTTGTGAGGTCACACACAGAAGGCCCAAAGATATATTCCATTGCAATACCACCTTCTAACATTGGTCACCAATTTGGTCAACTGCTGGAAACTGGTATAGGAAATGATGTGAGTTTTGAAGTGGATGGGGAAGTTTTTAATGCTCATAAATTGGTGCTAGCAGCGCGTTCTCCTGTTTTCAGAGCCCAGCTTTTTGGTCCTATGAAAGATCACAATACTCGGTGTATTAAAGTTGAAGACATGGAAGTTCCAGTTTTTAAG GCATTGCTTCATTTTATATACTGGGACTCACTGCCTGACATGCAAGAGCTTACTGGTATGAACACAAAATGGGCAACAACCTTGATGGCCCAACATCTTCTAGCAGCTGCTGATCGATATGCCTTAGAGAGGCTCAGGCTTATCTGTGAAGCGAGTCTATGTGAAGATGTTGCCATAAATACTGTGGCTACGACTTTAGCCTTGGCAGAGCAGCATCACTGTTTCCAGTTGAAAGCAGTCTGTCTCAAGTTTATTGCTACCTCCGAAAATCTCAGAG CTGTGATGCAAACTGATGGATTTGAGTACTTGAAGGAAAGTTGCCCGCCTGTTCTGACTGAGCTGTTGGAGTACGTGGCTAGATTTACCGAGCATTCGGACTTTATGTGCAAGCATAGGAATGAAGCAATACTCGATGGCAGTGACATAAATGGGAGGCGGGTGAAGCAAAGGCTTTAG